A DNA window from Acidobacteriota bacterium contains the following coding sequences:
- a CDS encoding ATP synthase subunit I: MIGRIARDTALVCALFALVAALWFRSAAVPFGVLGGGLLIGLSFWAIRGSIEAFVGVRPGGETGRKPARFHLVKFFTRHAMLAFAAYGMMVRLQLDPVAMLVGVTSLGVAVAVEAVRSLRWRRFP, from the coding sequence ATGATCGGGCGCATCGCCCGTGACACTGCGCTTGTGTGCGCCCTGTTTGCACTGGTCGCGGCGCTGTGGTTCCGCAGTGCCGCGGTGCCCTTCGGGGTGCTTGGAGGCGGGTTGCTGATTGGGCTGTCGTTCTGGGCCATCCGGGGGAGTATCGAGGCCTTCGTGGGTGTTCGACCTGGCGGCGAAACCGGTCGAAAACCGGCACGTTTCCACTTAGTGAAGTTTTTCACAAGGCATGCTATGCTGGCTTTCGCAGCCTACGGTATGATGGTGCGTTTGCAGCTCGACCCGGTGGCCATGCTGGTAGGTGTGACGTCGCTAGGCGTCGCCGTTGCCGTAGAAGCGGTGAGAAGTCTGAGATGGAGGCGTTTTCCGTGA
- the cobA gene encoding uroporphyrinogen-III C-methyltransferase: MRSIVYLIGAGPGAPDLITLRGFHCLQQASVVIYDHRVHADVLQYAPAQAERIDVGGAAPDASAQDAICYLIAEKAREGKVVARLKRGDSFLFDHGGEEALFLHEQGIPFEVVPGVPSAIGASAYAGIPITYPGGGDTVTFVRGFDDDGRERTRLDWDHLAGLGGTMVCNAGPKQLPKMIEALVAHGRPADESAAIIVNGTLPSQRTITGTLAELAKAVEENPVGAAILIVGRVVNFREHLRWFDSRPLFGRRALVMHSKEQPDDVAALLEQQGAAVLLDTDAGIDVYRQLLDRKVDVVTFTSASAVLGFLASVGADQASDLLAHTVVATLGPAAADAVTRANVTPAIQLPGGSLTAFADAIAAHFAPKAP, encoded by the coding sequence GTGCGATCCATCGTCTACCTGATTGGCGCCGGCCCGGGCGCGCCTGATCTGATCACGCTGCGCGGCTTTCACTGCCTGCAGCAGGCCAGCGTGGTGATCTACGACCACCGTGTCCACGCCGACGTGCTGCAGTACGCGCCCGCCCAGGCCGAACGAATCGACGTGGGCGGCGCCGCGCCCGATGCCAGCGCGCAGGATGCCATCTGCTATCTGATCGCCGAAAAGGCGCGCGAGGGCAAAGTCGTAGCCCGTCTCAAGCGCGGCGACTCGTTCCTGTTCGACCACGGTGGTGAAGAGGCGCTGTTTCTGCACGAGCAGGGCATCCCCTTCGAGGTCGTGCCTGGCGTTCCATCCGCGATTGGCGCCTCGGCGTATGCGGGCATTCCCATCACCTATCCCGGCGGCGGCGATACCGTCACCTTCGTGCGCGGCTTCGACGACGACGGCCGCGAGCGGACGCGGCTTGACTGGGACCACCTCGCCGGCCTCGGCGGCACCATGGTCTGCAACGCCGGCCCGAAGCAGCTGCCGAAGATGATCGAGGCGCTCGTCGCGCACGGCCGTCCCGCCGACGAGTCGGCGGCCATCATCGTCAATGGCACCCTGCCGTCGCAGCGCACCATTACCGGCACGCTGGCCGAGCTCGCCAAGGCGGTTGAGGAGAATCCGGTCGGGGCGGCCATCCTGATCGTCGGACGCGTCGTCAACTTCCGCGAACACCTGCGCTGGTTCGATTCACGGCCGCTGTTCGGGCGCCGCGCCCTCGTCATGCACTCGAAGGAGCAGCCCGACGATGTGGCGGCGCTGCTCGAACAGCAGGGCGCCGCCGTGTTGCTCGATACGGACGCCGGCATCGACGTGTACCGCCAGCTACTCGATCGGAAGGTCGACGTCGTCACGTTCACGAGCGCCTCGGCGGTGCTGGGGTTCCTGGCCAGCGTGGGCGCCGACCAGGCGTCGGATCTGCTCGCCCACACGGTGGTGGCGACACTGGGACCCGCGGCGGCGGACGCCGTGACCCGGGCCAATGTGACGCCGGCGATTCAGTTGCCGGGTGGTTCGCTTACGGCATTCGCCGACGCGATTGCAGCGCACTTCGCACCTAAGGCACCCTAG
- a CDS encoding VWA domain-containing protein produces the protein MRTALRVAVVCAVGFTAPSAYAREDSGELRRDLDEAAYGREVGPAQQDKNQVFRAGVEMVSLNVTVVDSQGRYVTDLEQDAFSVFEDGAKQDLSYFNRTNLPIALSLLIDSSASMEQRMEHAQEAAIGFARKIRPQDLAQVIDFDSRVEIRQTFSNKLDELERAIRNTSPGGSTALHNAVYISLKELAKIKAKNTDEVRRQAIVVLSDGEDTSSLVSFEEVLELAKRSETAIYTIGLQPRETTALRGFREAEFVLRQLAQETGGRAFFAQRVEDLKDVYGQIADELSSQYSMGYSSRNPRRDGAFRRLVVQISRPNVTARTKRGYYGPTSD, from the coding sequence ATGCGCACTGCGCTCCGCGTTGCCGTTGTCTGTGCGGTCGGGTTCACCGCCCCATCCGCCTACGCTCGCGAGGACTCGGGCGAGCTTCGGCGAGACCTAGACGAAGCGGCCTACGGCCGCGAAGTCGGGCCCGCCCAACAGGACAAGAACCAGGTCTTCCGCGCCGGCGTCGAGATGGTGTCGCTCAACGTCACCGTCGTCGACAGCCAGGGGCGCTATGTCACCGATCTCGAGCAGGACGCCTTCAGTGTGTTCGAGGACGGCGCCAAGCAGGACTTGTCGTACTTCAACCGCACCAACCTGCCGATTGCCCTCTCGTTGCTGATCGATTCGAGCGCGAGCATGGAACAGCGGATGGAGCATGCGCAGGAGGCCGCGATCGGCTTCGCCCGGAAGATCCGGCCGCAAGACCTCGCCCAGGTCATCGACTTCGACAGCCGGGTCGAGATTCGCCAGACGTTTTCAAACAAGCTCGACGAGCTCGAGCGCGCCATTCGCAACACCTCGCCGGGCGGCTCGACCGCGCTGCACAACGCCGTCTACATCTCGCTGAAGGAACTGGCCAAGATCAAGGCGAAGAACACGGACGAGGTGCGGCGCCAGGCCATTGTCGTGCTGTCAGACGGCGAAGACACCTCGAGCCTGGTCAGCTTTGAGGAAGTGCTGGAGCTGGCGAAGCGGTCCGAGACGGCGATCTACACCATTGGTCTGCAGCCGAGGGAAACCACGGCGTTGCGCGGGTTCCGCGAAGCCGAGTTCGTGTTGCGCCAGCTGGCGCAGGAAACCGGCGGGCGGGCGTTTTTTGCACAGAGAGTCGAAGACCTGAAGGACGTCTACGGCCAGATTGCCGACGAGTTGTCGAGCCAGTACTCAATGGGCTATTCGTCGCGCAACCCGCGGCGCGACGGCGCCTTCCGCCGCCTGGTCGTCCAGATCAGCCGGCCCAACGTCACCGCCCGCACCAAGCGCGGTTACTACGGTCCCACGTCAGACTAG
- a CDS encoding ATP synthase F0 subunit C, whose translation MRTSRFVLSLMFGFVVLGLASPVYAQEAAANAANSGLVQWSIITAGFALAIAAFGAALGQGKAVASAAEAIARNPGAAGEIRGSLILGLVLIESLVIYVLLISLILFFLKPFGG comes from the coding sequence GTGAGAACAAGTCGGTTTGTGCTGTCGTTGATGTTCGGGTTCGTGGTCCTCGGTCTGGCCTCACCGGTCTATGCCCAGGAGGCCGCTGCGAATGCGGCGAATTCCGGGTTGGTCCAGTGGTCGATCATCACCGCCGGTTTCGCGCTGGCCATCGCCGCGTTCGGCGCTGCGCTCGGCCAGGGCAAGGCGGTCGCCTCGGCCGCTGAGGCCATTGCGCGCAACCCCGGCGCCGCCGGCGAAATCCGCGGCTCGCTGATTCTCGGTCTCGTGCTGATCGAGTCGCTGGTCATTTACGTGCTCCTCATCTCGCTGATCCTGTTTTTCCTCAAGCCCTTCGGCGGCTGA
- the rseP gene encoding RIP metalloprotease RseP, translating into MTTLLAFLFVLGVLVFIHELGHFLLARYNGVKVLTFSLGFGPKILKFQRGDTEYCISIIPLGGYVKMAGENPDDPKTGADDEFMSKSKWQRFQILIAGPAMNLILAVVLLAIVLMQGADVLAYLDRPAVVGAVQEGSPADRAGIRPGDTIIKMGSADVRTWEHLDMAVAARPEREIEAVVIRDGREERLTITPDLTELRTRGNARFEVGTIGVLPDVNPSVQSLQAGSPAEAAGFKPGDLILAVDDRRMVFSSMVIEAITVKKGEPVEFRLRRDGVEQTISVTPRMEGDSPRIGMFMSNATVPFTPTPIEAIGLSFERNWEMAGQILATLRDLVTGEASPKQLMGPVGIAQLSGESAQQGWISLLMLMAGISLNLGLLNLLPIPILDGGHIFIMGIETISRRDFSLQVKEKMLFVGFVLLMTLMVTVIYNDLTRITWIENLMPWR; encoded by the coding sequence ATGACGACGTTATTGGCGTTCCTGTTCGTGCTCGGTGTGCTCGTGTTCATACACGAGCTGGGTCATTTCCTGCTTGCCCGCTACAACGGCGTAAAGGTCCTGACGTTCTCGCTCGGCTTTGGCCCGAAGATCCTCAAGTTCCAGCGGGGCGATACCGAGTACTGCATCAGCATCATCCCGCTCGGCGGCTACGTAAAGATGGCCGGGGAGAACCCGGACGATCCGAAGACCGGCGCGGACGACGAGTTCATGTCGAAGTCGAAGTGGCAGCGCTTCCAGATCCTGATCGCCGGCCCGGCGATGAACCTGATTCTGGCCGTCGTCCTGCTGGCCATTGTCCTGATGCAGGGGGCCGACGTGCTGGCGTACCTCGACCGGCCGGCCGTCGTCGGCGCGGTGCAGGAAGGTTCGCCGGCCGACCGGGCGGGCATCCGTCCCGGCGACACGATCATCAAGATGGGCTCCGCCGACGTTCGCACCTGGGAACACCTCGACATGGCGGTCGCGGCTCGCCCGGAACGCGAAATCGAAGCGGTCGTGATTCGGGACGGCCGCGAAGAGCGGCTCACGATCACTCCCGATCTCACCGAATTGCGGACGCGCGGCAACGCGCGGTTCGAGGTCGGCACCATCGGCGTGCTGCCAGACGTGAACCCCAGCGTCCAGTCGCTGCAGGCGGGCTCACCGGCTGAAGCGGCCGGCTTCAAGCCCGGCGACCTGATCCTCGCCGTCGATGACCGGCGCATGGTGTTCAGCTCGATGGTGATCGAGGCGATCACCGTCAAGAAGGGGGAGCCGGTCGAGTTCCGGCTCCGGCGCGACGGCGTCGAGCAGACGATCAGCGTGACGCCGCGGATGGAAGGCGACTCGCCGCGCATCGGCATGTTCATGAGCAACGCGACGGTTCCGTTCACGCCGACCCCGATCGAAGCCATTGGCCTCAGCTTCGAGCGCAACTGGGAGATGGCCGGCCAGATCCTGGCCACGCTGCGCGACCTGGTCACCGGTGAAGCGTCGCCCAAGCAGCTGATGGGGCCGGTCGGCATTGCCCAACTGTCGGGTGAGTCCGCGCAGCAGGGCTGGATTTCACTGCTCATGCTGATGGCCGGCATCAGCCTGAACCTCGGCCTGCTCAACCTGCTGCCAATCCCGATTCTCGACGGCGGCCACATCTTCATCATGGGCATCGAGACGATCTCGCGCCGCGACTTCAGCCTTCAGGTGAAGGAGAAGATGCTGTTCGTGGGCTTCGTCCTGCTGATGACGCTGATGGTGACGGTGATCTACAACGACCTCACGCGCATCACGTGGATCGAAAACCTGATGCCCTGGCGTTAA
- a CDS encoding phosphatidate cytidylyltransferase, whose translation MTRVLSGVVLGAVALALIWFSSSIVLLGVALAVAALAFTEYEKIVDAIGAKVPFWTALLATLLACAMVPFQWVDIESVLAASLLLVAFNVLVSDRVGTPLLADTTAAVLAPIYLGLPLGSLVGVHAIAGREAVLLLIATVAVSDTAQYYAGRTFGRTPLAPLRSPKKTREGAIGGFIVAPIFLAVAGSYWLPIAPAWWLAALGVGVVIAGIIGDLFESMLKRAANIKDSGTLIPGHGGILDRIDALLFAAPVFYFFLRTL comes from the coding sequence TCGAGCTCAATCGTCTTGCTGGGCGTGGCCCTGGCCGTGGCGGCGCTGGCCTTCACGGAATACGAGAAGATCGTCGATGCGATTGGCGCGAAGGTGCCGTTCTGGACGGCGCTACTCGCCACGTTGCTGGCCTGTGCGATGGTGCCGTTCCAGTGGGTCGACATCGAATCGGTGCTCGCGGCTTCGCTGCTGCTGGTCGCCTTCAATGTGCTGGTGTCGGATCGCGTCGGGACGCCGCTGCTCGCCGACACGACTGCCGCGGTGCTGGCGCCCATCTACCTCGGCCTGCCGCTCGGCTCGCTGGTCGGAGTCCACGCCATTGCGGGACGCGAAGCCGTGCTGCTGTTGATTGCCACGGTCGCGGTGAGCGACACGGCACAGTACTACGCGGGCCGCACCTTCGGCCGCACGCCGCTGGCGCCGCTACGCAGCCCGAAAAAGACACGCGAGGGCGCTATTGGCGGCTTCATCGTCGCGCCGATCTTTCTGGCGGTGGCGGGCTCGTACTGGCTGCCGATCGCCCCGGCGTGGTGGCTGGCGGCCCTCGGCGTGGGCGTCGTGATTGCCGGCATCATCGGCGACCTGTTCGAGTCGATGCTGAAGCGCGCCGCCAACATCAAGGACAGCGGCACGCTGATCCCCGGCCACGGCGGCATCCTGGATCGTATCGACGCCCTGCTCTTCGCCGCGCCGGTGTTTTACTTCTTCCTGCGTACGCTGTGA
- a CDS encoding AtpZ/AtpI family protein, translating to MAPTSPSTWQLIGQLSTIGMSFVFALVLGFGGGYWLDGWLGTTPWLSFLGFFLGLAAGILNVYRVMQLANRKP from the coding sequence ATGGCGCCCACGTCCCCGTCCACCTGGCAGCTCATCGGTCAACTGAGCACGATCGGGATGTCGTTCGTGTTCGCGTTGGTGCTCGGCTTCGGTGGCGGTTACTGGCTGGATGGCTGGCTGGGAACCACGCCCTGGTTGTCCTTTCTGGGATTCTTCCTGGGGCTCGCCGCCGGCATCTTGAACGTCTATCGTGTGATGCAGCTCGCTAACCGAAAGCCGTGA
- a CDS encoding VWA domain-containing protein: MSRHPIVRLAAGGAVALFISVAVLAQSAERVLYVSVWDEKSRAPITGLGTDAFAVREDGLAREVLRVTPATSPMSIAIVVDNSQAATPTIADLRKALSAFVKSIDGIGPVALVSVADRPTILRDYTTDQTQLQDAVGRVFAMPGSGATLLDAVVEVSKGLAKRETDRAAMVIVTGENREFSNRHYRDVLEELAKGGAMMHALVLSGPGSTALNDEARNRASVLDLGPKASGGTREDILTSQAFEVKLQELAAILKSQHRVVYARPQTLIPPEKVEVSATKPGQVASGAPARGQATR; this comes from the coding sequence ATGAGTCGACATCCGATCGTTCGTCTCGCAGCCGGGGGCGCCGTCGCCCTCTTCATTTCCGTGGCCGTGCTCGCCCAGTCGGCGGAGCGCGTGCTCTACGTCAGCGTGTGGGACGAGAAGTCCCGCGCCCCCATCACCGGCCTCGGCACCGACGCGTTCGCCGTCCGCGAAGATGGGCTGGCCCGCGAAGTGCTGCGCGTCACGCCCGCGACCTCGCCAATGTCGATTGCAATCGTCGTCGACAACTCGCAGGCCGCCACACCCACCATTGCCGACCTGCGCAAGGCCCTGTCGGCCTTCGTCAAGTCGATCGACGGCATCGGACCGGTCGCCCTCGTCAGCGTCGCTGACCGGCCGACAATCCTGCGCGACTACACCACCGATCAGACGCAGCTCCAGGATGCCGTGGGCCGCGTCTTCGCGATGCCCGGTTCGGGCGCCACCCTGCTCGACGCCGTCGTCGAGGTGAGCAAGGGCCTGGCCAAGCGCGAGACCGATCGCGCGGCGATGGTGATCGTCACCGGCGAGAATCGCGAGTTCAGCAACCGGCACTACCGCGATGTGCTCGAAGAGCTCGCCAAGGGCGGCGCGATGATGCATGCGCTGGTGCTCAGCGGACCCGGCAGCACGGCGCTCAATGACGAGGCGCGCAATCGCGCGTCGGTGCTCGACCTCGGCCCCAAGGCCAGCGGCGGCACGCGCGAGGACATCCTGACCAGCCAGGCGTTCGAAGTGAAGCTGCAGGAACTGGCGGCCATTCTCAAGAGCCAGCACCGCGTGGTCTACGCCCGTCCGCAAACGCTGATTCCGCCCGAGAAGGTCGAGGTCTCGGCGACCAAGCCGGGCCAGGTCGCCAGCGGGGCGCCGGCCCGAGGGCAGGCCACCCGGTAA
- a CDS encoding 1-deoxy-D-xylulose-5-phosphate reductoisomerase, with translation MTRVAILGSTGSIGTSALDVARTHADRIEVVGIAAATNVALMAKQVLEFRPRAVGMASGAAMDKLRAVLGGSPAEICGVGNDGLIELATHPDVDVVLCASSGTAALDAVLAAIEAGKTIALANKEVLVMAGGIVMDAARRKGVSVLPVDSEHNAIHQCLHGREAGAFRRLILTASGGPFRGRSREALATVTAADALKHPTWQMGQKITIDSATLMNKGLEVIEAHWLFGAPAAQIGVVVHPQSIVHSMVELKDGSIIAQMGITDMRLPIQYAFAYPERWDAPVPFLDLTAVGPLEFQEPRWDDFPCLRLAYRALEAERSLPIVLNAANEVAVSSFLEGRLAFTSIPVVIEQAMNAHTPEAAATLAEVRRVDAWARQHAAETARELESSLQ, from the coding sequence ATGACGCGCGTCGCCATACTCGGCTCAACGGGATCGATCGGCACTAGCGCGTTGGACGTGGCGCGCACGCATGCCGATCGCATCGAGGTCGTCGGCATCGCGGCCGCCACTAACGTCGCCCTCATGGCGAAGCAGGTGCTCGAGTTCCGTCCGCGCGCCGTGGGCATGGCCAGCGGCGCCGCCATGGACAAGCTGCGCGCCGTGCTCGGCGGATCGCCTGCCGAGATCTGCGGCGTCGGCAACGACGGCCTGATCGAGCTGGCAACGCATCCCGACGTGGATGTCGTGTTGTGTGCCTCGTCTGGCACGGCCGCGCTCGACGCCGTGCTGGCCGCGATCGAAGCGGGGAAGACGATTGCCCTGGCTAACAAGGAAGTGCTGGTCATGGCCGGCGGGATCGTCATGGACGCGGCGCGGCGCAAGGGCGTGTCGGTGTTGCCGGTTGATAGCGAGCACAACGCGATTCATCAGTGCCTGCACGGCCGCGAAGCCGGGGCGTTCCGCCGGCTCATTCTTACGGCGTCGGGCGGCCCGTTCCGCGGCCGCTCGCGCGAGGCGCTGGCCACCGTCACGGCGGCCGACGCCCTGAAGCATCCCACGTGGCAGATGGGCCAGAAGATCACCATCGACTCGGCCACGCTGATGAACAAGGGTCTCGAGGTGATCGAGGCGCACTGGCTGTTCGGCGCCCCCGCGGCGCAGATCGGCGTGGTCGTGCATCCGCAGTCGATCGTCCACTCCATGGTCGAGCTGAAGGACGGCTCGATCATCGCGCAGATGGGCATCACCGACATGCGGCTGCCCATCCAGTATGCCTTTGCTTACCCGGAGCGTTGGGACGCGCCGGTGCCGTTCCTGGACCTCACCGCCGTGGGGCCGCTGGAGTTTCAGGAACCTCGCTGGGACGACTTTCCTTGCTTGCGGCTGGCTTACCGAGCTCTCGAGGCCGAGCGGAGCCTGCCGATCGTGTTGAACGCGGCCAACGAGGTCGCCGTATCGTCCTTCTTAGAGGGCCGCCTGGCGTTCACCAGCATTCCGGTGGTGATCGAACAAGCGATGAATGCCCACACTCCCGAGGCCGCTGCCACACTGGCCGAGGTCCGGCGGGTCGACGCCTGGGCCCGGCAACATGCCGCGGAAACGGCGCGAGAGTTAGAATCGAGTTTGCAATGA
- a CDS encoding DMT family transporter, which translates to MALTLLDAALLLMVLIWGSNFSVVKVALRDFPEIPFNAMRLLIGSAVFLGVLWWHRDSERQQAPLTRADWLQLLFLGAVGTFLYQLCFVGGVRRTSVANGSLIVGCSPIVIALLSAWAGHERIKPVRWVGVFLALGGLYLVVGRGAELSSQTLYGDALMIAAVLCWAVYSVASQPILKRHSALTVIGLTFSIGAALYVVMMIPVLLRVDWSSISAQSWGLMVGSALLALNLSYYIWYTGLKKLGGSRTSVYSYLTPVVAMVVAAVWLSEPISANQVAGAGAIFTGLLITRFVN; encoded by the coding sequence TTGGCCCTGACCCTCCTCGACGCCGCGCTGCTGCTGATGGTGCTCATCTGGGGCAGCAACTTCTCGGTCGTCAAGGTGGCGCTGCGCGACTTTCCCGAGATCCCGTTCAATGCCATGCGGCTGCTGATTGGCAGCGCCGTGTTCCTGGGCGTGCTCTGGTGGCATCGCGACAGCGAGCGGCAGCAGGCGCCGCTGACGCGCGCCGACTGGCTGCAGCTGCTGTTCCTCGGTGCGGTCGGCACCTTCCTCTATCAGCTGTGCTTCGTGGGCGGTGTGCGCCGCACCAGCGTCGCCAACGGCTCGCTGATTGTCGGCTGCTCGCCGATCGTGATTGCGCTCTTGTCGGCGTGGGCGGGGCACGAGCGCATCAAGCCGGTGCGCTGGGTTGGCGTGTTCCTCGCGCTTGGCGGCCTGTACCTGGTGGTCGGCCGTGGCGCGGAGCTGTCGTCGCAAACGCTGTACGGCGACGCGCTGATGATCGCCGCCGTGTTGTGCTGGGCGGTGTACTCGGTGGCGTCGCAGCCGATCCTCAAGCGGCACTCGGCGCTCACGGTGATTGGGCTGACGTTCTCGATCGGCGCCGCGCTTTACGTGGTGATGATGATTCCCGTGCTGCTGCGGGTTGACTGGTCGTCGATCTCGGCGCAGAGCTGGGGCCTGATGGTGGGGTCGGCGCTGCTGGCACTGAACCTTTCCTATTACATCTGGTACACCGGCCTGAAGAAGCTGGGCGGCTCCCGCACGTCCGTTTACAGCTACCTGACGCCGGTCGTCGCCATGGTCGTGGCCGCGGTGTGGCTTTCGGAGCCGATCTCGGCGAACCAGGTGGCCGGTGCGGGCGCAATCTTCACGGGCCTGCTCATCACGCGCTTCGTCAACTGA